One segment of Microbacterium arborescens DNA contains the following:
- a CDS encoding DUF308 domain-containing protein, translated as MTTTPPPFGAPETQPAPYYPPQLAGAPTKQRNIVGIIALAISAVGFIFACVPGALILGWILLPAGFIVGIVAVCLSGKTKWQGLTAIIVSVVGTVVGFLVFTFVVAAAVSDAVDQASGGSTIVNEAPADAAPQDETVDEATSDGPTGTREDPLPFSASISNREWDVTLNSFERNGNDAVMAGNPFNTEPGEGTQYVILDMTATYKGSGDGASSLVQVEYVAADGTVISTWDNFVSGVEPTFGTASLLAGASDTGKQVYLVPSSLDGLIRVTPGILADEVYFQLP; from the coding sequence ATGACCACCACTCCGCCGCCGTTCGGCGCGCCCGAAACGCAGCCCGCCCCGTACTACCCGCCTCAGCTTGCCGGAGCGCCGACGAAGCAGCGCAACATCGTCGGCATCATCGCGCTCGCGATCTCCGCCGTCGGATTCATTTTCGCGTGCGTGCCTGGTGCGCTGATCCTTGGTTGGATCCTCCTACCTGCCGGCTTCATCGTGGGCATCGTCGCCGTCTGCCTGTCGGGGAAGACGAAGTGGCAGGGTCTGACGGCGATCATCGTCTCGGTCGTGGGAACGGTCGTCGGATTCCTCGTCTTCACCTTCGTCGTCGCAGCGGCAGTGTCCGATGCCGTCGATCAGGCAAGCGGCGGCAGCACGATCGTGAATGAGGCTCCGGCTGATGCCGCGCCGCAGGACGAGACGGTCGACGAGGCCACGAGCGACGGCCCCACCGGCACGCGCGAAGACCCGCTGCCGTTCAGCGCCTCGATCAGCAACCGCGAGTGGGATGTGACCCTCAACTCGTTCGAGCGCAACGGAAACGACGCCGTGATGGCCGGGAACCCGTTCAACACGGAACCCGGCGAGGGCACCCAGTACGTGATCCTCGACATGACGGCCACCTACAAGGGAAGCGGTGACGGGGCCTCCTCGCTCGTTCAGGTCGAGTACGTCGCCGCGGACGGCACCGTCATCTCTACCTGGGACAACTTCGTCTCCGGGGTGGAGCCCACCTTCGGCACGGCGAGCCTGCTGGCAGGGGCGTCCGACACCGGCAAGCAGGTGTACCTCGTGCCGTCGTCGCTCGACGGCCTCATCCGTGTGACGCCGGGGATCCTCGCCGACGAGGTCTACTTCCAGCTGCCGTAA
- the serS gene encoding serine--tRNA ligase gives MIDLALLREQPDLVKLSQVKRGNSSESVDDAIAADRERREAITTFERLRAEQNAHGKKVAQAPKDEKAALVAEAKQLSERVKQAQQAVTAAEEAAEAALARIENIVIDDVPAGGEDDFVTLRTHGEPPSFDFEPLDHLALGEKLGAIDMERGTKVAGSRFYFLSGIGARLEIALMMLGLDRALAAGFTPLIPPTLVRPEVMRGTGFLGEHAAEVYHLEEDDAYLVGTSEVPLAGYHMDEILDLERGAKRYAGWSTCYRREAGSYGKDTRGIIRVHQFNKLEMFVYTTPGDAEAEHLRLVAMQERMLQDLGLSYRVIDVAAGDLGSSAARKYDIEAWVPTQGAYRELTSTSNCTTYQARRLDIRHRPDGGKTEPVATLNGTLATTRWIVALLETHQREDGSVVIPEVLRPYLGGLEVAEPLA, from the coding sequence GTGATCGACCTCGCATTGCTCCGTGAACAGCCCGACCTGGTCAAACTCTCGCAGGTGAAGCGCGGGAACTCGTCGGAGAGCGTGGATGACGCCATCGCCGCCGATCGCGAGCGCCGGGAGGCCATCACGACCTTCGAACGGCTCCGTGCCGAGCAGAACGCTCACGGCAAGAAGGTCGCACAGGCGCCGAAGGACGAGAAGGCGGCGCTGGTCGCCGAGGCCAAGCAGCTCAGCGAACGGGTCAAGCAGGCTCAGCAGGCCGTCACCGCCGCCGAGGAGGCCGCTGAGGCCGCGCTCGCCCGCATCGAGAACATCGTCATCGACGACGTGCCCGCTGGCGGCGAAGACGACTTCGTCACCCTGCGCACGCACGGCGAGCCGCCCTCGTTCGACTTCGAGCCGCTCGACCACCTCGCCCTCGGCGAGAAGCTCGGCGCGATCGACATGGAGCGCGGCACGAAGGTCGCCGGCAGCCGCTTCTACTTCCTCAGCGGCATCGGCGCGCGCCTCGAGATCGCGCTCATGATGCTCGGCCTCGACCGTGCGCTCGCCGCCGGGTTCACGCCGCTGATCCCGCCGACGCTCGTGCGCCCCGAGGTCATGCGGGGCACCGGGTTCCTCGGCGAGCACGCCGCCGAGGTCTACCACCTCGAAGAAGACGACGCCTACCTCGTCGGCACGAGCGAGGTTCCTCTCGCCGGGTACCACATGGACGAGATCCTCGACCTCGAGCGCGGCGCCAAGCGTTACGCCGGATGGTCGACCTGCTACCGGCGCGAGGCCGGCTCGTACGGCAAGGACACGCGCGGCATCATCCGGGTGCACCAGTTCAACAAGCTCGAGATGTTCGTCTACACCACGCCCGGCGACGCGGAGGCCGAGCACCTGCGGCTCGTCGCGATGCAGGAGCGGATGCTGCAGGACCTCGGGTTGTCGTACCGCGTCATCGACGTCGCCGCGGGTGACCTCGGGTCGAGCGCCGCGCGCAAGTACGACATCGAGGCGTGGGTGCCGACGCAGGGCGCGTACCGCGAGCTCACATCGACCTCGAACTGCACGACCTACCAGGCACGTCGCCTCGACATCCGTCACCGCCCCGACGGCGGCAAGACCGAGCCGGTGGCGACCCTCAACGGCACGCTCGCCACGACCCGGTGGATCGTGGCCCTCCTCGAGACGCACCAGCGGGAGGACGGCTCGGTCGTGATCCCCGAGGTGCTGCGCCCCTACCTGGGGGGCCTCGAGGTCGCGGAGCCGCTCGCATGA
- a CDS encoding diacylglycerol/lipid kinase family protein, whose product MATESDDTSSRERSDGATPTTPDPAQAAAPDDVIREPEDVAPDTTDGETGEARRVGPEGETEPMAGGSEKPSPKAALVYNPIKVDGDALREQVLRAAEAAGWEEPLFYETTVDDLGDDVTRQALESGVNVVLVAGGDGTVRAVSGEMSGSGIPLAIVPSGTGNLLARNLGLPLSEPETMIEAAFSGDRTAIDVGWARITRENGEVEKHAFVVMGGMGLDAAMIANTNPQLKKSVGWVAYVDGATRSLVNAKPFRVVYQLDGHRMHAARVQSVLFANCGSLQAGIALIPEASITDGQLDVVIMQPKGFWGWLLVWRRVAWDNSFLRKFRAGRRVLALRTKDNAVVYSRGRGVALAPQEPHPVQLDGDEFGEAKHVQTRIDPRGLIVAVPAGHTLPGD is encoded by the coding sequence ATGGCGACCGAATCCGACGACACCTCCTCGCGCGAGCGTTCCGACGGTGCCACTCCCACGACCCCCGATCCCGCGCAGGCCGCGGCCCCCGACGACGTCATCCGCGAACCCGAGGACGTCGCGCCCGACACGACCGACGGCGAGACCGGCGAAGCACGCCGCGTCGGCCCCGAGGGCGAGACGGAGCCGATGGCGGGCGGATCGGAGAAGCCCAGCCCCAAGGCCGCGCTCGTCTACAACCCGATCAAGGTCGACGGCGATGCGCTGCGCGAGCAGGTTCTCCGCGCCGCCGAGGCCGCCGGGTGGGAAGAGCCGCTCTTCTACGAGACGACGGTCGACGACCTCGGCGACGACGTCACACGTCAAGCGCTCGAATCCGGCGTCAACGTCGTCCTCGTGGCGGGCGGCGACGGCACGGTGCGTGCGGTGTCGGGCGAGATGAGCGGCAGCGGCATCCCGCTCGCCATCGTCCCCAGCGGAACCGGCAACTTGCTCGCCCGCAACCTCGGACTGCCTCTCAGCGAGCCCGAGACCATGATCGAGGCGGCCTTCAGCGGCGACCGGACCGCGATCGACGTCGGCTGGGCGCGGATCACCCGCGAGAACGGCGAGGTCGAGAAGCACGCGTTCGTCGTCATGGGCGGCATGGGGCTCGACGCGGCCATGATCGCCAACACCAACCCGCAGCTGAAGAAGTCGGTCGGCTGGGTCGCCTACGTCGACGGCGCGACGCGCTCGCTCGTCAACGCCAAGCCGTTCCGCGTGGTGTACCAGCTCGACGGGCACCGCATGCACGCGGCTCGCGTGCAGAGCGTGCTCTTCGCGAACTGCGGGTCGCTGCAGGCCGGCATCGCACTCATTCCCGAGGCCTCCATCACCGACGGCCAGCTCGACGTCGTGATCATGCAGCCCAAGGGCTTCTGGGGCTGGCTGCTCGTGTGGCGCCGCGTCGCGTGGGACAACAGCTTCCTGAGGAAGTTCCGCGCCGGTCGCCGCGTCCTCGCGCTGCGGACGAAGGACAACGCGGTCGTCTACTCGCGGGGCCGCGGCGTCGCGCTCGCCCCGCAGGAGCCGCACCCCGTGCAGCTCGACGGCGACGAGTTCGGCGAGGCGAAGCACGTGCAGACCCGCATCGATCCGCGGGGCCTCATCGTCGCCGTGCCCGCCGGCCACACGCTGCCCGGCGACTGA
- a CDS encoding RecQ family ATP-dependent DNA helicase: protein MQPDEIARVARESFGIDELRPQQLDAIEAAVAGRDVMVVWATGAGKSAVYQVAAALRPGLTAIVSPLIALQEDQLARIEEAPDAPDGVALNSSRGARAQREAWDAIRSGEASYVLLAPEQLAKDDVVAELAEAGVSLLVVDEAHCIAAWGHDFRPDYLMLGEVSERLGRPPILALTATATSPVRTEITERLGMDDPAILVGDVDRPNIELNVRRHADKSGKRDAVLDEVAGLPTPGLLYTATRRGAEEYAEALQERGIDAVAYHAGLSSKDRNRVHEAFHDGEVDVVVATSAFGMGIDKADVRFVVHADIPDSIDAYYQELGRAGRDGEPATATLHYRPEDLSLRRFFAASAPKRGELTRLVEAIAGSKKSRAELAAAGGLSARRVTALLTVLVDAGAVRTSRAGVALRRGMTVERAVDAALERSAERERIDASRIEMLRSYAETRRCRRATLLGYFGQDYVEPCESCDTCAASANDRAVREDDGRDHADAPFHVDDVVRHHEWGEGTVMAVEDDRVTVFFESQGYKVLATELVAERGLLEPA, encoded by the coding sequence GTGCAGCCCGACGAGATCGCCCGTGTCGCCCGTGAGTCCTTCGGCATCGACGAGCTGCGACCGCAACAGCTCGATGCGATCGAGGCGGCGGTGGCCGGGCGCGACGTGATGGTCGTCTGGGCGACCGGCGCCGGGAAGTCCGCGGTCTACCAGGTGGCTGCGGCCCTCCGCCCCGGCCTCACCGCGATCGTGTCGCCCCTCATCGCGCTGCAGGAGGATCAGCTCGCGCGCATCGAGGAAGCGCCCGACGCCCCCGACGGCGTCGCCCTGAACTCGAGCCGCGGCGCGCGGGCCCAGCGCGAGGCGTGGGACGCGATCCGGTCGGGAGAGGCCTCCTACGTCCTGCTCGCGCCCGAACAGCTCGCGAAGGACGATGTCGTCGCGGAGCTCGCCGAGGCCGGTGTCTCACTTCTCGTCGTCGACGAGGCGCACTGCATCGCCGCGTGGGGGCATGACTTCCGCCCCGACTACCTGATGCTCGGTGAGGTCTCCGAGCGTCTGGGGCGACCGCCGATCCTCGCGCTCACGGCGACGGCCACGAGCCCCGTGCGCACGGAGATCACTGAGCGGCTCGGCATGGACGACCCCGCCATCCTCGTCGGGGATGTCGACCGTCCGAACATCGAGTTGAACGTCAGGCGTCATGCCGACAAGTCGGGCAAACGCGACGCGGTGCTCGACGAGGTCGCCGGCCTGCCGACGCCGGGACTGTTGTACACCGCGACACGGCGCGGCGCCGAGGAGTACGCCGAGGCGCTCCAGGAGCGCGGGATCGATGCCGTCGCCTACCACGCCGGCCTGTCGTCGAAGGATCGCAACCGCGTGCACGAGGCCTTCCACGACGGTGAGGTCGACGTGGTCGTCGCCACCTCGGCCTTCGGCATGGGGATCGACAAAGCCGACGTGCGCTTCGTCGTCCACGCCGACATCCCCGATTCCATCGACGCGTACTACCAGGAGCTGGGTCGCGCCGGTCGCGACGGCGAACCCGCGACGGCCACGCTCCATTACCGGCCCGAGGATCTGTCGCTGCGACGCTTCTTCGCGGCATCCGCTCCCAAGCGCGGCGAGCTCACGCGGCTCGTGGAGGCGATCGCCGGTTCGAAGAAGTCGCGCGCCGAGCTCGCGGCGGCCGGTGGGCTGTCGGCGCGTCGCGTGACCGCTCTGCTCACCGTGCTCGTCGACGCGGGGGCGGTGCGCACGAGTCGTGCCGGGGTGGCGCTGCGGCGGGGGATGACGGTCGAGCGCGCGGTGGACGCGGCGCTGGAGCGGTCCGCGGAGCGGGAGCGCATCGACGCGTCCCGTATCGAGATGCTCCGCAGCTACGCCGAGACCCGGCGGTGCCGGCGTGCGACATTGCTCGGGTATTTCGGGCAGGACTACGTCGAGCCGTGCGAGAGCTGCGACACGTGTGCGGCATCCGCGAACGACCGCGCCGTGCGCGAGGACGACGGGCGCGACCATGCGGACGCGCCCTTCCACGTCGACGACGTCGTCCGCCACCACGAATGGGGCGAGGGGACGGTCATGGCCGTCGAGGACGACCGCGTCACGGTGTTCTTCGAATCGCAGGGGTACAAGGTGCTGGCCACCGAGCTGGTCGCCGAGCGCGGTCTGCTCGAACCCGCCTGA
- a CDS encoding LLM class flavin-dependent oxidoreductase yields the protein MSDASRPALSVLDLVPVRTGQTSAQAIAASLTVAQRADELGYRRYWFAEHHNMPAVASTTPPVLIAAAAARTSRIRVGSGGVMLPNHSPLVVAEQFAALEAIAPGRVDLGIGRAPGSDPVITQLLRQSGTTSDVDRFPDNVRDILALVTGDGATVRFTSGGTYDVHATPAATTTPDVWLLGSSDYSAQLAAALGLPYVFANHFSGEGLDRALGLYRDQFRPSETLEAPRTFLTANAVVADSEAEAEALMLPQARMMARLRGNRPLVALETVEEAAAAEASDHLATPMLDALRSRWFVGTGPDAQAALTAFAAQHGVDEVMISPVSAAHDGEQPDAAPARIRTLELLAA from the coding sequence ATGTCTGATGCATCCCGCCCCGCCCTGTCCGTGCTCGACCTCGTGCCCGTGCGCACGGGACAGACCAGTGCGCAAGCGATCGCCGCATCGCTCACCGTCGCGCAGCGGGCGGACGAGCTCGGATATCGCCGTTACTGGTTCGCGGAGCACCACAACATGCCCGCCGTCGCCTCGACGACCCCGCCGGTGCTGATCGCCGCCGCGGCGGCGCGCACCTCGCGGATCCGGGTCGGCTCGGGCGGCGTCATGCTCCCCAACCACTCGCCGCTCGTCGTCGCCGAGCAGTTCGCCGCGCTCGAGGCCATCGCCCCCGGACGCGTCGACCTGGGCATCGGGCGCGCCCCCGGCAGCGATCCCGTCATCACACAGCTCCTGCGCCAGTCGGGCACGACGAGCGACGTCGACCGCTTCCCCGACAACGTCCGCGACATCCTGGCCCTCGTCACCGGCGACGGCGCGACGGTGCGGTTCACCTCGGGCGGGACGTACGACGTCCACGCGACGCCCGCGGCCACGACGACCCCGGATGTGTGGCTGCTCGGATCGAGCGACTACTCGGCGCAGCTGGCCGCCGCCCTCGGCCTGCCCTACGTGTTCGCAAATCACTTCTCGGGCGAGGGCCTCGACCGAGCGCTCGGGCTCTACCGCGACCAGTTCCGGCCGTCCGAGACGCTCGAGGCGCCGCGGACGTTCCTGACCGCGAACGCCGTCGTCGCCGACAGCGAGGCCGAGGCCGAAGCCCTCATGCTTCCCCAGGCCCGCATGATGGCGCGGCTGCGCGGAAACCGCCCGTTGGTGGCGCTCGAAACCGTCGAGGAGGCCGCGGCCGCCGAGGCATCCGATCACCTCGCCACCCCGATGCTCGACGCTCTGCGCTCGCGCTGGTTCGTCGGCACCGGGCCCGACGCGCAGGCCGCCCTCACCGCGTTCGCCGCGCAGCACGGCGTGGACGAGGTCATGATCTCGCCGGTCTCGGCCGCGCACGACGGCGAGCAGCCGGACGCCGCGCCCGCCCGCATCCGCACCCTAGAACTCCTCGCCGCCTGA
- a CDS encoding acyltransferase family protein: MNSPTLPHPTPRRDIQGLRALAVLAVIGAHAVGWPRGGFVGVDVFFVVSGFLITGALLREVQLTGGIRLAAFAGRRARRILPLAVVVLAATTASAFLAFNRPRAEQTLLDGLWSAGFAANWRFAAVGTDYFHADDAVSPLQHFWSLAVEEQFYLAWPLLLLLVVSLLPAARRRSRAAAGAVATLAAVVVAVSFAWALVQNADAAVPAYFSTLTRAWELAAGALIAAAVPLLRRIPPVVGGLASWAGLAGLVAAFAVIDPEAGGFPAPWAALPVAATALVLAGGVPGDPRHRHLFPLTNPASVFAGDVSYSLYLWHFPVIVFATVLLPARDATTALVLAITAVLAVASYHLVERPFRFAPYGGSAVRGVQAPPEEVVSAPASVPAPAAAPIRDAAPAPRALSTRPAGWTPGTRYYPGASLPASPSPSSPPSPVPAPLEVAASPETRELAAPQTLAGPEPHTVPAAAPWAAWRARFGPPAVLAASGLGIAALAVVLVVQNVFGGLTASLVAFPPAGAADAAGDAAAADPGDPVAALQAELAEAATATTWPELHPSLDEVMTRSSASNPARDCFSPDTTPTAAGCSTGDPDAPTHIYLVGDSTAMAYAPAFRKLADDSDGGIRVTTVGLYGCRFTDVAVQNDGAGVMTACPQRKADVRAMIRADAPTLVVMSNAYTLGHTPEGADLSADALLAGQAAEAATYGMPGRIVHLAPPPEGADLGRCYSPAASPYGCAAGVSSTWGQMESAAERVAAASGDHAVSSLPLTCWELVCPAFAGDIPTRYDRTHLTVAYAEHIVPALRAELAARGLL; the protein is encoded by the coding sequence GTGAACAGCCCGACGCTCCCGCACCCGACGCCGCGACGCGACATCCAAGGCCTTCGGGCCCTCGCCGTCCTCGCGGTCATCGGCGCGCACGCGGTCGGGTGGCCGCGCGGCGGGTTCGTGGGCGTCGACGTGTTCTTCGTCGTCTCGGGCTTCCTCATCACCGGAGCGCTGCTGCGCGAGGTGCAGCTGACCGGCGGCATCCGCCTGGCCGCGTTCGCCGGCCGGCGCGCCCGCCGCATCCTGCCGCTCGCCGTCGTCGTGCTCGCCGCCACGACCGCGAGCGCATTCCTCGCCTTCAACCGCCCGCGGGCCGAGCAGACGCTTCTCGACGGGCTGTGGTCGGCGGGCTTCGCGGCGAACTGGCGTTTCGCCGCGGTGGGCACGGACTACTTCCATGCCGACGACGCGGTCTCGCCCCTGCAACACTTCTGGTCGCTCGCGGTCGAGGAGCAGTTCTACCTCGCGTGGCCGCTGCTGCTCCTGCTGGTGGTCTCGCTGCTGCCCGCCGCCCGGCGGCGCAGTAGGGCGGCGGCCGGTGCCGTGGCGACGCTGGCAGCGGTCGTCGTCGCTGTGTCGTTCGCCTGGGCGCTGGTGCAGAACGCGGATGCCGCCGTCCCGGCCTACTTCTCGACGCTCACCCGCGCCTGGGAGCTGGCGGCCGGGGCGCTCATCGCCGCGGCAGTGCCGCTGCTGCGACGCATCCCGCCCGTCGTCGGCGGGCTCGCGTCGTGGGCCGGTCTCGCGGGACTCGTCGCAGCGTTCGCCGTCATCGATCCCGAGGCGGGCGGGTTCCCGGCTCCGTGGGCAGCCCTCCCGGTCGCCGCGACGGCACTCGTCCTGGCCGGCGGCGTGCCGGGCGATCCGCGGCACCGGCACCTCTTCCCGCTGACGAACCCCGCGAGCGTCTTCGCCGGCGACGTGTCGTACTCGCTGTACCTGTGGCACTTCCCGGTCATCGTGTTCGCCACCGTGCTGCTGCCCGCCCGCGACGCCACGACGGCGCTCGTGCTCGCGATCACGGCCGTCCTCGCCGTCGCCTCGTACCACCTGGTCGAACGGCCCTTCCGGTTCGCGCCGTACGGGGGCTCAGCGGTACGAGGGGTGCAGGCGCCGCCCGAGGAGGTCGTGTCGGCCCCCGCGTCCGTTCCGGCTCCCGCTGCCGCGCCGATTCGGGATGCCGCACCCGCCCCGCGCGCGCTCAGCACCCGTCCCGCAGGCTGGACACCCGGGACGCGCTACTACCCGGGAGCGAGCCTGCCCGCATCCCCGAGCCCGTCGAGCCCGCCGAGCCCGGTTCCTGCGCCGCTCGAGGTCGCCGCCTCGCCCGAGACGCGCGAGCTCGCTGCGCCCCAGACTCTGGCAGGCCCCGAGCCGCATACCGTGCCCGCCGCCGCCCCCTGGGCCGCGTGGCGCGCCCGTTTCGGCCCGCCGGCTGTGCTCGCGGCATCCGGTCTCGGCATCGCCGCCCTCGCCGTCGTGCTCGTCGTCCAGAACGTGTTCGGCGGCCTCACGGCATCGCTCGTCGCCTTCCCTCCTGCGGGCGCGGCAGACGCCGCGGGCGACGCCGCCGCAGCCGACCCCGGCGACCCGGTCGCCGCCCTGCAGGCGGAGCTCGCCGAGGCCGCGACCGCGACCACGTGGCCCGAGCTGCACCCCTCCCTCGACGAGGTCATGACCCGGTCGTCGGCGAGCAACCCGGCGCGCGACTGCTTCTCACCCGACACCACTCCGACCGCGGCGGGCTGCAGCACCGGCGATCCGGACGCCCCCACGCACATCTACCTCGTCGGCGACTCGACCGCGATGGCCTACGCGCCCGCGTTCCGCAAGCTCGCCGACGACAGCGACGGCGGCATCCGCGTGACGACCGTGGGCCTCTACGGATGCCGCTTCACCGACGTCGCCGTGCAGAACGACGGCGCCGGCGTCATGACCGCGTGCCCGCAGCGGAAAGCCGACGTGCGCGCCATGATCCGCGCCGACGCGCCGACTCTCGTCGTGATGTCGAACGCGTACACGCTCGGCCACACGCCCGAGGGCGCAGACCTCTCGGCCGATGCCCTGCTCGCCGGCCAGGCGGCCGAGGCCGCCACCTACGGGATGCCCGGGCGCATCGTCCACCTGGCGCCGCCGCCCGAGGGCGCCGATCTCGGGCGCTGCTATTCCCCCGCCGCCTCGCCGTACGGATGCGCCGCAGGTGTCTCGAGCACGTGGGGCCAGATGGAATCCGCCGCCGAACGGGTGGCCGCAGCATCCGGCGACCACGCCGTGAGCTCGCTGCCTCTCACCTGCTGGGAGCTCGTGTGCCCCGCCTTCGCGGGCGACATCCCGACGCGCTACGACCGCACGCACCTGACGGTGGCGTACGCCGAGCACATCGTCCCGGCGCTGCGCGCCGAACTCGCCGCACGCGGGCTGCTCTAG
- a CDS encoding HAD family hydrolase produces MTGGADGGMTAVPDALPDEGGIEVVAPRDAVEIVEDVAEGMPAVAGASRLMIVLDIDGTVLLEDETLSPGVVDAVAEAHAAGHEVMLATGRSWEGTHGILASLALNPDYVVCSNGAVILKRVDDDFADVLAYERFFIETFDPTEVLGLLRQHLPHARYMVELPDGRRRYTEELHDWNLHDADKVAFAMLSEQEVCRVVVVSPDETDSDFVELVDRIGLNKVSYAVGWSAWLDIAPQGVDKSTALERVRTWLDIEPADVLVMGDGRNDIGMFRWARERGGRAIAMAQGATELLAEASETTVSVQEGGVAAILRSL; encoded by the coding sequence ATGACCGGTGGTGCCGACGGCGGGATGACCGCGGTTCCGGACGCGCTTCCGGACGAGGGCGGCATCGAGGTCGTCGCCCCGCGTGACGCGGTCGAGATCGTCGAAGACGTCGCCGAGGGGATGCCGGCCGTCGCCGGTGCGTCGCGACTGATGATCGTGCTCGACATCGACGGAACCGTGCTGCTGGAGGACGAGACGCTCAGCCCCGGTGTGGTCGACGCCGTCGCCGAGGCCCACGCCGCGGGCCACGAGGTGATGCTCGCGACCGGGCGCTCGTGGGAGGGCACGCACGGCATCCTCGCTTCGCTCGCGCTGAACCCCGACTACGTCGTGTGCTCGAACGGCGCCGTCATCCTCAAGCGGGTCGACGACGACTTCGCCGATGTGCTCGCGTACGAGCGCTTCTTCATCGAGACGTTCGACCCGACCGAGGTGCTCGGCCTGCTGCGCCAGCATCTCCCGCACGCCCGGTACATGGTCGAGCTGCCCGACGGGCGCCGCCGCTACACCGAGGAGCTTCACGACTGGAACCTCCACGACGCCGACAAGGTCGCCTTCGCGATGCTGTCGGAGCAGGAGGTGTGCCGCGTCGTCGTGGTCTCTCCCGACGAGACCGACTCGGACTTCGTCGAGCTCGTCGATCGCATCGGGCTCAACAAGGTGTCGTACGCCGTGGGCTGGTCGGCCTGGCTCGACATCGCGCCGCAGGGCGTCGACAAGTCCACGGCGCTCGAGCGCGTGCGCACGTGGCTCGACATCGAGCCGGCCGACGTGCTCGTCATGGGCGACGGTCGCAATGACATCGGCATGTTCCGGTGGGCGCGAGAGCGCGGCGGCCGAGCGATCGCGATGGCGCAGGGCGCGACGGAGCTGCTCGCCGAGGCGTCCGAGACGACCGTGTCGGTGCAGGAGGGCGGCGTCGCGGCCATCCTCCGCTCGCTCTGA
- a CDS encoding cryptochrome/photolyase family protein, with amino-acid sequence MSSPSIVWFRDDLRLADHPALRAALDRGEPVVGLYVLDEESEGIRPLGGAARWWLHHSLASLADDLRQRGSHLVLRGGAAASVVRSLVDDIGAGAVYWNRRYGGPERAVDTELKDGLRSDGVEVESFAANVLFEPWTVKTGSGTPFSVFTPFWNAARNLPAPREPLPRPREIPGLLTAPAGDDLDDWGLLPTAPDWAGGLRERWQPGEAAARARLREFLDDDLGTYDAARDEPSAGATSLLSPRLRWGELSPHTVWHAGVETGGGTGAHATSASRFLSELGWREFAWHTLYHFPDLATKNWRRGFDAFPWPALDPAHLTAWEKGETGVPMVDAGMRELWHTGYMHNRVRMVTASFLTKNLLIDWRLGEQWFWDTLVDADGASNAFNWQWVAGSGADASPYFRIFNPERQAEKFDPKGLYVSQWAPDSAARERIVDLAATRKAALQAYEAVKRAR; translated from the coding sequence ATGAGCTCGCCCTCGATCGTCTGGTTCCGCGACGACCTGCGCCTGGCCGACCACCCCGCGCTCCGAGCCGCGCTCGACCGGGGCGAACCGGTCGTCGGCCTCTACGTGCTCGACGAGGAGTCCGAGGGCATCCGCCCGCTCGGCGGCGCGGCGCGCTGGTGGCTGCACCACTCGCTCGCATCGCTCGCCGACGATCTGCGTCAACGCGGGTCGCACCTCGTGCTGCGGGGCGGAGCCGCGGCATCCGTCGTCCGCTCGCTCGTCGACGACATCGGTGCGGGCGCGGTCTACTGGAACCGCCGCTACGGCGGGCCCGAGCGCGCGGTCGACACCGAGCTGAAGGATGGCCTGCGCTCCGACGGCGTCGAGGTCGAGTCGTTCGCCGCCAACGTGCTGTTCGAGCCCTGGACGGTGAAGACCGGCAGCGGCACCCCCTTCTCGGTATTCACCCCGTTCTGGAACGCCGCACGCAACCTGCCCGCTCCGCGCGAACCGCTCCCCCGGCCCCGCGAGATCCCGGGCCTGCTCACCGCACCCGCGGGCGACGACCTCGACGACTGGGGGCTGCTGCCCACCGCTCCCGACTGGGCCGGCGGTCTGCGCGAGCGTTGGCAGCCCGGCGAAGCGGCGGCGCGTGCCCGCCTGCGCGAGTTCCTCGACGACGACCTCGGCACCTACGACGCCGCACGCGACGAGCCCAGCGCCGGGGCGACCTCGCTGCTGTCACCGCGGCTGCGCTGGGGCGAGCTGAGCCCGCACACCGTCTGGCATGCAGGTGTCGAGACCGGCGGCGGAACCGGCGCCCACGCCACGTCCGCCTCGCGCTTCCTCTCCGAGCTCGGGTGGCGCGAGTTCGCCTGGCACACGCTGTACCACTTCCCCGACCTCGCGACGAAGAACTGGCGGAGAGGCTTCGACGCCTTCCCCTGGCCGGCCCTCGACCCCGCGCACCTGACGGCGTGGGAGAAGGGCGAGACCGGGGTGCCGATGGTGGATGCCGGGATGCGCGAGCTCTGGCACACCGGATACATGCACAATCGGGTGCGGATGGTCACGGCATCCTTCCTCACCAAGAACCTGCTGATCGACTGGCGGCTGGGCGAGCAGTGGTTCTGGGACACCCTCGTCGACGCCGACGGCGCCAGCAACGCCTTCAACTGGCAATGGGTCGCCGGATCGGGGGCCGATGCGTCGCCGTACTTCCGCATCTTCAACCCGGAGCGTCAAGCCGAGAAGTTCGATCCGAAGGGGCTGTATGTCAGCCAGTGGGCCCCCGACAGCGCCGCCCGCGAGCGGATCGTCGACCTCGCCGCGACCCGCAAGGCCGCGCTGCAGGCGTACGAGGCGGTGAAGCGGGCGCGGTGA